A portion of the Ferrimonas lipolytica genome contains these proteins:
- a CDS encoding zinc ribbon-containing protein has translation MNSRNDALIRKYEFLLHEMERRYRAKPDLTLGELDSVLQGSKTYLAMNQELSASELELVEQFLRRDLADYAERYAKEQFESEGDSIFTIGLENTVWRWLAEITDRSQLEWHELGDELRHRGTYEAGELVGLGELVCDNCHHSMSFFHPTLLPACPECDGVVFSRRPLEP, from the coding sequence ATGAACAGCCGTAATGACGCTTTAATCAGGAAATATGAATTTTTGCTGCATGAGATGGAGCGGCGTTATCGAGCCAAACCGGATCTTACTCTTGGTGAACTCGACTCTGTCTTGCAGGGCAGTAAAACTTATCTAGCGATGAACCAAGAGCTCAGTGCTAGTGAACTTGAGTTGGTCGAGCAGTTCCTTCGGCGTGACCTTGCTGATTATGCCGAACGCTATGCCAAAGAGCAGTTTGAGAGCGAAGGGGACAGCATCTTCACCATTGGCTTAGAGAATACTGTTTGGCGTTGGCTAGCGGAGATCACCGATCGCAGTCAGCTCGAATGGCATGAGTTGGGCGATGAATTGCGCCATCGCGGTACCTATGAAGCGGGAGAGTTGGTCGGTTTAGGCGAACTGGTGTGTGATAACTGCCATCACAGCATGAGTTTCTTCCACCCAACCCTATTGCCAGCCTGTCCTGAGTGCGATGGTGTGGTCTTTTCAAGGCGCCCACTCGAGCCTTAA
- the leuS gene encoding leucine--tRNA ligase, with the protein MQEQYNPAQIEPQVQQHWQEQQTFVAKEIEGKEKFYCLSMFPYPSGHLHMGHVRNYTIGDVVSRYQRLQGKNVMQPFGWDAFGLPAENAAIKNKTAPAPWTYENIDYMKGQLNLLGFGFDWSRELATCKPDYYRWEQWFFTELYNKGLVYKKTASVNWCDNDQTVLANEQVVDGCCWRCDSPVIQKEIPQWFVRITDYADQLLADMDQLDGWPEMVKTMQRNWIGRSEGVEMTFAVADMDEKFDIYTTRPDTVMGVTYVGIAAGHPLAELAAQNNPELAAFVDECKNTKVAEAEMATMEKKGMATGLYAIHPLNGKKVPIFVANFVLMGYGTGAVMAVPAHDQRDYEFATKYGIDITPVIKPVDAELDISTEAYTDKGVLFNSGEFDGLEFQQAVDAIAAKLEADGNGSKTTNFRLRDWGVSRQRYWGAPIPMATLENGETVTIPAEDLPVVLPEDVVMDGVTSPIKADRKWSEITINGQKAWRETDTFDTFMESSWYYARYTSPGCDTGMVDPARANHWLPVDQYIGGIEHANMHLLYFRFFHKLLRDAGLVDSDEPAKRLLCQGMVLADAFYYVGDNGQRVWVSPVDVTLERDGKGAIIKALDADGRELIHTGMTKMSKSKNNGIDPQLMVDKYGADTVRLFTMFAAPPEMTLEWQESGVEGAHRFIKRLWKLAFEHSSKGIAPALDKASLTNDQKTLRRAVHQTIAKVNDDFGRRQTFNTAIAAVMELMNKLAKAPQESDNDRALLQEALDAVTLMLYPIIPHTSYALYNALGNEGDVDTALWPAVDEAALVEDEKLIIVQVNGKLRARLTVAADADKDAVEALAMADENVTKFTDEKTIRKVIYVPGKLLNIVAN; encoded by the coding sequence ATGCAAGAGCAATACAATCCCGCGCAAATCGAGCCGCAAGTGCAGCAGCACTGGCAAGAGCAACAAACCTTTGTCGCTAAAGAAATTGAAGGCAAAGAAAAATTTTACTGTCTGTCGATGTTCCCGTACCCAAGTGGTCACCTCCACATGGGTCACGTGCGTAACTACACCATCGGCGACGTTGTAAGTCGTTACCAACGCCTGCAGGGCAAAAACGTGATGCAGCCGTTTGGCTGGGATGCGTTTGGTTTGCCTGCAGAAAATGCGGCAATCAAGAACAAAACCGCACCTGCGCCTTGGACTTACGAAAACATCGACTACATGAAGGGTCAGCTTAATCTGCTCGGCTTTGGCTTCGATTGGTCGCGCGAACTGGCAACCTGTAAGCCTGATTACTACCGCTGGGAGCAGTGGTTCTTCACCGAGCTGTACAACAAAGGCTTAGTGTACAAGAAGACCGCCTCAGTAAACTGGTGTGACAACGACCAAACCGTACTGGCTAACGAGCAAGTGGTTGATGGTTGTTGTTGGCGCTGTGACAGCCCAGTGATCCAAAAAGAGATCCCACAGTGGTTCGTGCGCATCACCGATTACGCTGATCAGCTGTTGGCCGATATGGATCAACTTGATGGCTGGCCGGAGATGGTTAAAACCATGCAGCGCAACTGGATTGGTCGCTCTGAAGGCGTTGAGATGACCTTCGCGGTAGCAGATATGGACGAGAAGTTCGATATCTACACCACCCGTCCAGACACCGTAATGGGCGTAACCTACGTTGGCATCGCCGCAGGTCACCCGTTGGCCGAGCTGGCAGCGCAGAACAACCCAGAGTTGGCTGCGTTCGTTGACGAGTGCAAAAACACCAAGGTTGCTGAAGCTGAAATGGCGACCATGGAAAAGAAAGGCATGGCGACAGGCCTGTACGCCATCCACCCATTGAACGGCAAGAAGGTGCCAATCTTCGTCGCTAACTTCGTCCTGATGGGTTACGGCACCGGTGCGGTAATGGCCGTTCCTGCTCACGATCAACGTGATTACGAGTTTGCCACCAAGTACGGCATCGACATCACTCCTGTGATCAAGCCAGTCGACGCTGAGCTGGACATCTCCACCGAAGCCTACACCGACAAGGGCGTACTGTTTAACTCTGGTGAGTTTGACGGTTTAGAGTTCCAACAGGCGGTTGATGCCATTGCCGCTAAGCTGGAAGCGGACGGCAACGGTAGCAAAACCACCAACTTCCGTCTGCGCGATTGGGGGGTTTCCCGTCAGCGTTACTGGGGTGCGCCAATTCCAATGGCGACCTTGGAAAATGGCGAAACCGTTACCATTCCAGCCGAAGACCTGCCAGTAGTACTGCCAGAAGATGTGGTAATGGATGGCGTAACCAGCCCAATTAAAGCCGATCGTAAGTGGTCTGAGATCACCATCAACGGTCAAAAAGCATGGCGTGAAACCGACACCTTCGACACCTTTATGGAGTCGTCTTGGTACTACGCTCGCTACACCAGTCCAGGCTGCGACACCGGCATGGTTGATCCTGCCCGCGCTAATCACTGGTTGCCGGTAGATCAGTACATTGGTGGTATCGAACACGCCAACATGCACCTGCTGTACTTCCGCTTCTTCCACAAGTTGCTGCGTGACGCGGGCTTGGTAGACAGCGATGAACCAGCTAAGCGCTTGTTGTGTCAGGGCATGGTTCTGGCTGACGCGTTCTACTATGTTGGCGACAATGGCCAGCGCGTTTGGGTTTCGCCAGTAGACGTAACCTTAGAGCGTGACGGCAAAGGCGCAATCATCAAAGCGTTAGACGCTGACGGTCGCGAGCTGATCCACACCGGCATGACTAAGATGTCCAAGTCGAAGAACAACGGCATCGATCCACAGCTGATGGTTGATAAGTACGGTGCCGATACCGTACGTCTGTTCACCATGTTCGCTGCGCCACCAGAGATGACTCTGGAGTGGCAGGAATCTGGCGTTGAAGGCGCTCACCGTTTCATCAAGCGCCTGTGGAAACTGGCATTTGAACACTCCAGTAAAGGCATTGCGCCAGCACTGGATAAGGCAAGCCTGACTAACGACCAGAAAACCCTGCGCCGTGCAGTACACCAGACCATCGCCAAGGTGAACGACGACTTCGGCCGCCGTCAAACCTTCAACACGGCTATTGCCGCGGTAATGGAACTGATGAACAAGCTAGCCAAAGCACCGCAGGAGTCTGACAACGACCGTGCCTTGCTGCAGGAAGCCTTGGACGCAGTAACGCTAATGCTATATCCAATCATCCCACACACTAGCTACGCACTTTACAACGCGCTGGGTAACGAAGGTGATGTTGATACCGCCCTTTGGCCTGCTGTTGATGAAGCTGCACTGGTTGAAGACGAAAAGCTGATTATCGTGCAGGTAAACGGTAAGTTACGTGCTCGCCTAACTGTAGCAGCAGACGCCGACAAAGATGCGGTTGAAGCGCTGGCTATGGCTGACGAAAACGTCACTAAGTTTACCGATGAGAAGACCATCCGTAAGGTGATCTACGTTCCAGGTAAGCTGCTGAATATCGTAGCTAACTAA
- the lptE gene encoding LPS assembly lipoprotein LptE has product MIARLLVTLLATTLLLSGCGLRLQGNYQYPEQLSQVQLQSNDEYGELHRLMQERFREHSIQVVDDNNAPKIWLNDDRLERATLSLFPSGQVAEYELIYSVSFNVQLKDQQAQRFSIEVRRDYLDDPRTALAKNRELNLLLQEMRQNAADKIMRILATTEVDQATKAAPASNEAS; this is encoded by the coding sequence GTGATTGCACGCCTACTGGTCACACTACTGGCCACTACCCTATTACTTTCCGGTTGCGGCTTACGTCTGCAAGGAAACTACCAATACCCTGAACAGTTGTCACAAGTACAACTGCAAAGTAACGATGAGTATGGCGAACTGCACCGGTTGATGCAGGAGAGGTTCCGCGAGCATAGCATCCAAGTGGTCGACGATAACAACGCGCCAAAGATCTGGTTAAATGACGACCGCCTCGAACGCGCCACCTTGTCATTGTTCCCCTCAGGCCAAGTAGCGGAGTATGAGCTAATTTACAGCGTTTCCTTTAACGTCCAGCTCAAAGATCAACAGGCACAGCGCTTTAGCATTGAAGTACGTCGCGACTACCTCGACGATCCTCGTACCGCACTGGCAAAGAACCGCGAACTGAATCTGTTACTGCAAGAGATGCGTCAAAACGCCGCCGATAAAATCATGCGTATTCTGGCGACAACCGAAGTCGACCAAGCAACTAAGGCTGCTCCAGCCAGCAACGAAGCGAGCTGA
- the holA gene encoding DNA polymerase III subunit delta: protein MRIFASQLQRELTKLPQVMMVFGDDVLIREECRDTIREQLMKRQGIEERLSMVQESSFDWQGLLQECQALSLFASRRLIELELPTLKPGTEGAAALVELAANLAQQQDTFVLLHGPKAAREQTNSKWFKSLDKVGLHIQALTPEGSHYQRWIGERARRHKLNLSSSATQLIASMFEGNLMAADQTMAQLGLISDGQRIEQTELQELLEDQSRYTVFQLVDALLAGQIPMAIKMLNQLQLEDTAPTLIGWALSREFTTLCRLAKHLQEGQNRNAAMKTEKIWEKRQRLYGNCLDRITPAQLGAALAAVGQLEQLIKLEGGSDAQQWLALADLCARFDGNYQPLAIAAAGLTG, encoded by the coding sequence ATGCGAATATTTGCAAGTCAGTTACAGCGGGAGTTAACCAAGCTGCCGCAAGTAATGATGGTATTTGGTGACGACGTTCTGATCCGCGAAGAGTGCCGCGACACCATCCGTGAACAACTGATGAAACGCCAAGGGATCGAAGAGCGCTTGTCGATGGTGCAGGAATCCTCCTTCGACTGGCAAGGGTTGTTGCAAGAGTGCCAAGCCTTATCGCTATTTGCTTCCCGCCGGCTAATTGAACTGGAACTACCAACCCTTAAACCCGGTACCGAAGGTGCTGCAGCGCTGGTGGAACTGGCGGCAAACCTTGCGCAGCAACAAGATACCTTCGTGTTGTTGCATGGCCCCAAAGCCGCGCGCGAGCAAACCAACAGCAAATGGTTTAAATCCCTCGACAAAGTCGGCTTGCACATACAAGCATTAACCCCTGAAGGCAGCCACTATCAACGCTGGATAGGCGAACGCGCCCGGCGCCATAAACTGAATCTATCCAGCAGTGCCACCCAACTCATTGCGTCGATGTTTGAAGGCAACCTAATGGCTGCGGATCAAACCATGGCCCAGCTTGGCCTCATCAGCGACGGCCAACGAATTGAACAAACTGAGCTGCAAGAATTACTGGAAGATCAAAGCCGCTATACCGTGTTTCAGTTGGTCGATGCGCTATTGGCAGGGCAGATCCCAATGGCAATCAAAATGCTCAATCAACTGCAATTAGAAGATACTGCACCAACGTTGATTGGCTGGGCCCTAAGCCGTGAATTTACCACCTTGTGCCGCTTGGCTAAGCATCTGCAAGAGGGACAAAATCGCAACGCCGCTATGAAAACAGAAAAGATCTGGGAAAAGCGCCAGCGTCTCTATGGCAACTGCCTCGATCGCATCACTCCAGCTCAACTTGGCGCAGCACTGGCAGCGGTTGGGCAGCTAGAACAGTTGATTAAGCTTGAGGGCGGCAGCGACGCTCAACAGTGGTTAGCACTGGCAGATCTGTGCGCCCGTTTTGATGGTAATTACCAACCGCTGGCCATCGCTGCTGCGGGGTTAACTGGCTAA
- the nadD gene encoding nicotinate-nucleotide adenylyltransferase, with product MRLGLFGGTFNPVHNGHLRCALEVQRGLELDRVDLLPNAIPPHKTSPGVSAEQRLAMVELACANHPQLTVDGRELNRLGNSYTVDTLAEIKAQQPQAQLHFIIGMDSLLNFHQWHQYQQILEFTHLIVCHRPGHQLHPSSTAAALLEKHQRHSVKALQQHASGGIFLFAATQLDIASSALREQMANGQAADFLLPPQVVDYIEQNQLYRS from the coding sequence ATGCGTTTAGGTTTGTTTGGCGGCACCTTTAACCCAGTGCACAACGGCCACCTTCGCTGCGCACTTGAGGTGCAACGGGGGCTCGAGTTGGACCGAGTTGACCTGCTACCTAACGCCATTCCGCCGCATAAAACCAGCCCCGGCGTAAGTGCCGAACAACGGCTGGCGATGGTAGAGTTAGCCTGTGCCAACCACCCGCAGCTCACTGTCGATGGCCGCGAGCTCAACCGCCTTGGCAATTCCTATACGGTTGATACACTAGCTGAAATAAAAGCGCAGCAGCCTCAGGCGCAACTGCACTTTATTATTGGCATGGATTCCTTGTTGAACTTCCATCAATGGCATCAGTATCAGCAGATCCTAGAATTCACTCATTTGATTGTGTGCCATCGTCCTGGCCACCAACTGCACCCAAGCAGTACAGCGGCGGCACTGTTGGAAAAACATCAGCGGCACAGTGTCAAAGCACTGCAGCAACACGCTAGTGGTGGCATATTTTTGTTTGCTGCGACTCAGCTCGACATCGCCTCTTCGGCGTTACGCGAGCAGATGGCTAACGGACAAGCCGCTGATTTTTTACTGCCACCACAGGTGGTCGATTACATTGAACAAAATCAGCTCTACCGCAGTTAG
- the rsfS gene encoding ribosome silencing factor, whose amino-acid sequence MQPTELKDFVIDKIEDLKARDIVVLDVSDRSDITDFMVVCTGTSKTHVRSIAEHVGLEAKRADFAPLGIEGTQDGDWALVDLSSVVLHVMQEQTRDLYQLEKLWGAKPGN is encoded by the coding sequence GTGCAACCAACCGAACTGAAAGACTTTGTTATTGATAAGATTGAAGATCTTAAAGCCCGCGATATCGTAGTATTGGACGTGAGCGACCGTTCTGACATCACCGACTTTATGGTCGTTTGTACAGGTACGTCGAAAACTCACGTGCGCTCTATCGCTGAACACGTCGGATTGGAAGCCAAACGTGCTGATTTTGCCCCGCTAGGTATTGAAGGAACTCAAGACGGCGATTGGGCACTTGTTGATCTGTCCAGCGTTGTGCTGCACGTGATGCAAGAACAAACTCGCGACCTTTACCAGCTTGAGAAGCTGTGGGGCGCTAAGCCAGGAAACTAA
- the rlmH gene encoding 23S rRNA (pseudouridine(1915)-N(3))-methyltransferase RlmH, which produces MKLKLIAVGTKMPKWVTEGFTEYQRRFPRDLSLQLVEIPAGKRGKNADIPRILEKEGEAMLAASQGCHIVTLDIPGKPWDTPQLAKQLTRWQLDGRDVAIMIGGPEGLAPAVKQAAEQSWSLSNLTMPHPMVRIVMAESLYRAWSINNNHPYHRE; this is translated from the coding sequence ATGAAGCTGAAACTGATCGCCGTCGGCACCAAAATGCCCAAATGGGTAACCGAAGGCTTTACTGAGTATCAGCGCCGTTTCCCACGGGATCTCAGCCTGCAATTGGTTGAGATCCCTGCGGGAAAACGGGGCAAAAATGCCGATATCCCACGCATTCTTGAAAAAGAAGGTGAGGCGATGTTAGCGGCGTCTCAAGGCTGTCATATCGTCACCTTGGACATCCCCGGTAAGCCGTGGGATACACCACAATTGGCTAAACAACTGACACGCTGGCAACTGGACGGCCGCGACGTCGCAATTATGATTGGTGGCCCAGAAGGGTTAGCTCCTGCCGTTAAACAAGCGGCGGAACAAAGCTGGTCATTGTCCAATCTCACTATGCCCCACCCGATGGTGCGCATCGTGATGGCCGAAAGCCTCTATCGGGCTTGGAGTATTAACAACAATCACCCTTATCACCGCGAATGA
- the mrdA gene encoding penicillin-binding protein 2, translated as MRRYKQRAALRDHAAETALFSRRAIVGFMFVIALVGLLLGNLYNLQVIEHKSFQTRSNDNRIRLIPVAPNRGLIYDRNGILLADNQPTFSLDVVPEQVVDMQAQLEDLQTVLLLSDEDKKHFEERLKGHRRFKPITLLNRLSEQDVAMFAVNSHRFPGFAVEAGLTRSYPHSQSLTHLLGYVARINSKDLKRIDEIDESARYAATKRIGKQGIERYYESILHGEPGMKEVEVNNRGRIVRTISGQAPVAGQDLHLTLDLPLQLKAEEMLAGRRGAVVAMDPKTGGVLAMVSSPSYDPNLFVGGISGKKYGELLNDRDRPLINRATQGQYAPASTVKPLLALLGLEKEVVTEKTKVWDPGWWQIPNVERKYRDWKKWGHGWVDLNKAITSSCDIYFYELAYNTGINNISNFMYEFGFGQNTGIDLFEESTGNLPSREWKERKYKEPWYIGDTISVGIGQGYWTTTPLQLASSTAMLANSGRRLVPHFLQATGQDGQIAQEAPPEKPPIELQRPESWQSVQRAMYLTAHRSGGSGYRLFNDAPYKSAVKTGTGQVFGVAEDAEYDEDQVSEFLRDNALFVGYAPFDDPQITIAVVLENAGWGGANAGPVARALFDEFLIAKDTP; from the coding sequence ATGAGACGCTATAAACAGCGTGCAGCCCTGCGAGATCACGCAGCAGAAACCGCCCTATTTAGCCGTCGAGCCATCGTCGGTTTTATGTTTGTTATCGCGCTAGTCGGTTTACTCCTTGGCAACCTCTACAACCTCCAAGTGATTGAGCATAAGTCGTTTCAAACCCGCTCGAATGACAACCGCATTCGCTTAATCCCCGTTGCCCCAAACCGTGGCCTTATCTACGATCGCAACGGCATCCTGTTGGCCGATAACCAACCAACATTCTCACTTGATGTGGTGCCAGAACAAGTCGTTGATATGCAGGCACAGCTGGAAGACTTGCAAACGGTATTGTTGCTCTCCGATGAAGATAAAAAACACTTTGAAGAGCGCCTTAAAGGACATCGCCGCTTTAAACCTATTACTCTGCTCAACCGCTTAAGCGAACAAGATGTAGCGATGTTTGCGGTTAACAGCCACCGTTTCCCCGGTTTTGCAGTTGAGGCGGGCTTAACCCGCAGCTACCCCCATAGCCAAAGCTTGACTCACTTGCTTGGCTACGTTGCCCGTATCAACTCAAAAGATCTTAAGCGCATCGACGAGATTGATGAAAGCGCCCGTTATGCTGCAACCAAACGCATTGGTAAACAGGGGATCGAACGCTACTACGAGAGCATTCTTCACGGTGAACCTGGCATGAAAGAGGTTGAGGTAAACAACCGTGGCCGCATCGTCCGTACCATCAGTGGCCAAGCTCCGGTAGCGGGCCAAGACTTGCACCTAACCCTAGATTTACCACTGCAGCTCAAAGCTGAAGAGATGCTCGCAGGTCGACGGGGCGCAGTGGTAGCGATGGACCCGAAAACCGGCGGAGTGTTGGCGATGGTGTCGAGCCCAAGCTACGATCCTAACCTCTTTGTTGGCGGGATCTCCGGCAAAAAATACGGCGAACTGCTCAACGACCGTGACCGTCCACTGATCAACCGCGCCACCCAAGGGCAATACGCCCCCGCTTCAACCGTTAAGCCGCTATTAGCGCTGCTTGGTTTGGAAAAAGAAGTGGTTACCGAGAAAACCAAGGTGTGGGATCCCGGTTGGTGGCAGATCCCCAACGTCGAGCGCAAATACCGTGACTGGAAAAAGTGGGGCCACGGCTGGGTTGATCTCAATAAAGCCATTACCAGCTCCTGCGATATCTATTTCTATGAGTTGGCCTACAACACCGGTATTAACAACATTAGCAACTTCATGTACGAGTTTGGCTTTGGCCAAAACACCGGCATCGATTTATTTGAAGAGTCCACTGGCAACCTACCAAGCCGCGAGTGGAAAGAGCGTAAATACAAAGAGCCATGGTACATCGGTGACACCATCTCGGTTGGTATTGGCCAAGGTTACTGGACCACCACACCACTGCAGTTAGCCAGCTCTACAGCTATGTTGGCTAACAGCGGTCGTCGCCTAGTGCCACACTTTTTGCAGGCGACCGGTCAAGATGGTCAGATAGCCCAAGAAGCGCCACCGGAAAAACCGCCAATCGAGCTACAGCGGCCGGAGTCATGGCAGAGTGTGCAACGGGCAATGTACCTAACCGCCCACCGCAGTGGTGGCAGTGGTTATCGCTTGTTTAACGACGCCCCATACAAATCTGCAGTAAAAACCGGTACTGGGCAGGTCTTTGGGGTCGCTGAAGATGCCGAATACGACGAAGACCAGGTTTCTGAATTCCTCCGCGATAACGCCCTATTTGTTGGCTACGCGCCGTTTGATGACCCGCAAATTACCATTGCGGTGGTACTGGAAAACGCCGGTTGGGGTGGCGCTAACGCTGGCCCTGTGGCTCGCGCTCTGTTTGATGAATTCTTGATTGCTAAGGACACGCCGTAA
- the rodA gene encoding rod shape-determining protein RodA, producing MVNSGQRRPTLWQRLHIDLPLLCGLLLLMGYGLMVLYSASGESLFMLEKQLVRIGLGLGVMFFLAQFNPEIFRRWALPIFLVGVCLLLAVTFFGEVNKGAKRWLNLGFMEFQPSEIMKLAFPIMMAWYISQFPLPPKKRYLLGGAAILLVPTLLIASQPDLGTSILVAASGVFVLFLSGMSWGVIGFCVVAVLAFLPVLWFYLMKDYQRTRVMTLLDPEKDPLGAGYHIIQSKIAIGSGGVDGKGWLHGTQSQLDFLPERHTDFIFAVLGEEFGFLGVILLLGMYLFIIGRGLVIAAQAQTPFARLLAGSITLTFFVYLFVNIGMVSGLLPVVGVPLPLVSYGGTSMLTLMAGFGILMGIHTHRRFISS from the coding sequence ATGGTTAATTCAGGACAACGTCGTCCAACCTTGTGGCAACGTCTGCATATTGACCTGCCGTTACTTTGCGGCTTATTACTGCTGATGGGCTACGGTCTGATGGTGCTCTACAGTGCCAGCGGCGAAAGCTTATTTATGCTGGAGAAACAGTTAGTCCGAATTGGCCTCGGCCTTGGGGTAATGTTTTTTCTCGCCCAGTTTAACCCAGAGATATTCCGCCGCTGGGCATTGCCGATCTTTCTCGTTGGCGTGTGCTTGTTGCTCGCGGTGACCTTCTTTGGTGAAGTTAATAAGGGCGCTAAACGCTGGTTGAACCTCGGCTTTATGGAGTTCCAGCCATCAGAGATCATGAAGCTGGCATTCCCGATCATGATGGCTTGGTACATTAGTCAGTTTCCGCTGCCACCGAAAAAGCGATATCTGCTTGGTGGTGCTGCAATTCTGCTGGTGCCGACGTTGCTTATCGCCTCCCAACCGGATCTTGGCACCTCCATTTTGGTGGCGGCATCCGGCGTGTTCGTCTTATTCTTATCTGGCATGAGCTGGGGCGTTATCGGCTTCTGTGTCGTTGCTGTGCTCGCCTTTTTGCCGGTGCTGTGGTTCTACTTGATGAAGGATTACCAACGCACCCGAGTGATGACCCTGCTCGATCCAGAGAAAGATCCTCTTGGTGCTGGCTACCACATCATTCAATCGAAGATCGCCATTGGCTCCGGTGGCGTTGATGGTAAAGGCTGGCTTCACGGCACTCAGTCGCAACTCGATTTCCTGCCGGAACGCCACACCGATTTCATCTTCGCTGTATTAGGTGAAGAGTTTGGTTTCTTAGGGGTGATTCTCCTGCTGGGGATGTACCTGTTTATCATCGGTCGTGGGTTGGTTATTGCGGCACAAGCGCAAACCCCATTTGCACGATTGTTGGCCGGCTCAATCACCCTGACCTTCTTCGTTTACCTGTTTGTAAACATCGGTATGGTGTCTGGCTTGCTGCCAGTAGTAGGGGTGCCGCTGCCACTTGTGTCCTACGGCGGCACATCGATGCTGACATTGATGGCCGGCTTTGGCATTCTGATGGGAATTCATACCCATCGTCGCTTTATCAGTAGTTAA
- the mltB gene encoding lytic murein transglycosylase B, which translates to MKGLKTAVITAAILGCSLTAAAADQSDAEQQFVTDWQAKGVDSEMLHHALSKAQKQQKIIDSITRPWEAKPWYQYRKLFLTEERLAAGTQFWQENKSTLEAAYERFGVEPEIIVAIIGVETYYGRHKGTWSVLDALYTLGFHYPPRQSFFRKELGYFLQLAQEQNWQLDEPKGSYAGAMGWGQFIPSSYLAYAVDFDDDGKRDLFNNKADAIGSVANYFARHKWQAGQPVTTKVDVADAIKVKPLLWNGKKLSHSSAKLNDAGVQLGGINADKLGLLALDISADSKQHFVVHPNFYAITRYNHSPLYAMAVWQFSQQLKQAQATP; encoded by the coding sequence ATGAAAGGACTCAAAACCGCCGTTATCACCGCCGCGATATTGGGCTGTAGCTTAACCGCCGCTGCCGCTGACCAATCCGATGCCGAACAGCAGTTCGTGACCGACTGGCAAGCGAAGGGAGTAGATAGTGAAATGCTGCACCACGCCTTATCGAAGGCGCAAAAGCAGCAAAAGATCATCGACTCCATTACCCGCCCTTGGGAAGCCAAGCCGTGGTACCAATACCGCAAACTGTTCTTAACAGAAGAGCGCTTGGCCGCTGGCACCCAATTCTGGCAAGAGAATAAGTCCACCCTTGAAGCCGCTTACGAGCGCTTTGGGGTTGAGCCTGAGATAATCGTTGCCATTATTGGTGTAGAGACATATTACGGCCGCCACAAGGGCACCTGGTCGGTCCTTGACGCCCTCTACACCTTGGGCTTTCATTACCCGCCGCGACAAAGCTTTTTCCGTAAAGAGCTAGGCTACTTCCTACAGTTAGCGCAAGAGCAAAATTGGCAACTGGATGAACCTAAAGGCTCCTATGCTGGTGCCATGGGCTGGGGACAATTCATCCCATCGTCCTATTTAGCCTACGCGGTCGATTTTGACGACGACGGCAAACGCGACCTGTTCAACAATAAGGCCGATGCGATTGGCTCTGTAGCAAACTACTTCGCCCGTCACAAATGGCAAGCCGGCCAACCGGTAACCACTAAGGTTGATGTGGCTGATGCCATTAAAGTGAAGCCACTTCTGTGGAACGGCAAGAAGCTCAGCCACAGCAGTGCAAAGCTCAATGATGCTGGCGTACAACTTGGCGGCATCAACGCCGACAAACTGGGCTTACTGGCCTTGGATATTAGCGCCGATAGCAAGCAGCATTTTGTCGTGCACCCAAACTTTTATGCCATCACCCGCTACAACCACAGCCCACTTTATGCGATGGCGGTATGGCAATTTAGCCAGCAGCTGAAACAGGCACAGGCCACGCCATGA